A single genomic interval of Juglans regia cultivar Chandler chromosome 1, Walnut 2.0, whole genome shotgun sequence harbors:
- the LOC118348419 gene encoding uncharacterized protein LOC118348419 — protein MSIHFWKVWHRALSVDDRLRRVGLPIVSKCDCCSAGHYENINHVLIEGDFPKQIWSFFGNLFGLPVGSNWKLHVSSWFRRAQSNSHMGIIICLLPVIITWRIWRRRCLARMEGKLENQDAVIKSIWIWIGTLCQADGNHHSLSRYDAMILETLQIQPVPLKERRCKLVKCHKLPSGWFELNTDGSSLGNPGASGIGGVIRNDQGRLVQGFASPIGFGSNNKAKLFALLTGLRLCKSLHILNVIVEVDSLVIISWWNRGRCGIWYLEDYWEEIVSLTKVINCRFQHVLCEGNKMTDWLVEDGANGVDLVYTNNSILPQALRGLLRLDLTSIPSLRCC, from the coding sequence ATGTCTATTCATTTCTGGAAGGTTTGGCATAGGGCTTTGAGTGTAGATGACAGATTGCGCCGTGTTGGCCTCCCTATTGTttccaaatgtgattgttgtagtGCAGGTCATTATGAAAACATTAACCATGTTCTCATTGAGGGAGATTTTCCTAAACAGATATGGTCCTTTTTTGGTAACCTCTTCGGACTTCCAGTTGGTAGTAATTGGAAGCTGCATGTCTCCTCTTGGTTCCGACGTGCTCAGTCAAATTCTCATATGggtattattatttgtttgctCCCTGTCATTATTACTTGGAGAATTTGGAGACGGCGATGTCTAGCTCGAATGGAGGGTAAATTAGAAAATCAAGATGCGGTCATTAAATctatttggatttggattggTACTCTTTGCCAGGCAGATGGAAATCATCATAGTTTGTCCCGCTATGATGCCATGATCCTTGAGACTTTACAGATTCAACCGGTTCCTTTAAAGGAAAGGCGATGCAAATTAGTCAAGTGCCATAAATTGCCTTCAGGGTGGTTtgaattgaatacagatggtagtagtCTTGGGAACCCAGGTGCTAGTGGTATTGGTGGAGTTATTCGCAATGATCAGGGTCGGCTTGTGCAGGGTTTCGCCTCTCCTATTGGTTTTGGCTCTAATAATAAAGCGAAGTTATTTGCACTTCTTACTGGTTTGCGACTTTGCAAATCTCTTCATATTCTGAATGTGATTGTAGAGGTTGACTCTTTGGTGATTATATCTTGGTGGAATAGGGGGAGGTGTGGGATTTGGTACCTAGAGGACTATTGGGAAGAAATTGTTAGTTTGACTAAAGTCATTAATTGTCGGTTTCAACATGTGTTATGCGAAGGGAATAAGATGACGGATTGGTTGGTAGAGGATGGTGCTAATGGTGTTGATTTGGTATATacaaataattctattttgccTCAAGCCCTTAGAGGTTTATTGCGTTTGGACTTGACTAGTATTCCTTCATTAAGATGTTGTTGA